AACCATAAACATAAATATCCATACATTCATAAAAACGGACTAACAAAAACAGAAGTAATGAATTATGCTTAAGTAATGGATACTTACCATGCTTTTGCATGACAATAAGAAACTTGATGATCACTTTGGATGACGGCCTGATCATCAcctgttaatgcttggatccgttggggatctaattaacgataagtaagagatagagagagagagagaacgacacaagcgaagtatagtggttcgcctccgcatgagcgggagactacgtccacttgaaagctatactagtgtgtcaagccttgcggcctaacaagattacaagagatgtaatgaatctgttgagttgtgggaggaggcattccttttatagatgaaggaatgcttctcatttacttgttcttcgatgtgggacaagcaaagttactattctagtctatttaacatgtagaaagctatgttatgggggcatcttggcaagggcggaaaggtggcttcccggtggcggatttgcgacttccggataccgccgcgtagcccgaacatagggctacacgatgcatgtctcggttgggctttgccatgtcttgtggatgtcccaaagtaggtgttacttatgcttggtgatgtagtaaatactccatattattggaggtatgtacaagtccccgaagtccccgagtaagagtagcttcttggttggggagttcaaatcatgaagtcatcaagcataagtaaccgggcggtacggagcccacaagtccccgaactccgtaagcaagaagggactcgtcaacctgcacaacaaagacaaaaaacaggcatatgtagaatgctcgttgcattgggcaacaaatgtgagttgcaatgatatgcgttggcatatatgaacgtatggggtgcgtgatacatgttgatgtatacatgcgaATGGCGTCGAGTACGATCAaatatgacgtacaaactcgagagcgcgtatggtcgtgtgagcatatgataaatgtaagttgtatgagcgctgcgaaggtaaacgtttgtaattcgtgaatgatgaatacgtgaacgcttaagtttgttttggttgtcgctcgtgttaatggaacgcgaaaagaattcaatttgtcacgGGCGAcagatggtagaagaattcaatgttccattaacgtgttgtgtgtcgagtagacatgagtgtaaagctcgaggattgccgggcaggcatgagcggaaaagtcagggttgccgggaaggcatgagcgggaagctcgggggttgccgggaaggcatgagcggaagctcgtgagcggaagctagtgggtgccgagaaggcatgagcggaaagctcgtgagcggaagctcaagggtgccgggaaggcatgagcggaaagctcgtgagcggaagctcaagggtaccgggaaggcatgagcggaaagctcgtgagcggaagctcaagggttgccgggaaggcatgagcggaagctcggggtgccgggaaggcatgagcggaagctcggggtgccgggaaggcatgagcggaaaagtcagggttgccgggaaggcatgagcgggaagctcgggggttgccgggaaggcatgagcggaagctcgtgggtgccgggaaggcatgagcggaaagctcgtgagcggaagctcaagggtgccgggaaggcatgagcggaaagctcgtgagcggaagctcaagggtgccgggaaggcatgagcggaaagctcgtgagcggaagctcaagggttgccgggaaggcatgagcggaagctcgtgagcggaagctcaagggttgccgggaaggcatgagcggaagctcggggtgccgggaaggcatgagcggaagctcggggtgccgggaaggcatgagcggaaagctcgtgagcggaagctcaagggttgccgggaaggcatgagcggaagctcggggtgccgggaaggcatgagcggaaagctcgtgagcggaagctcaagggttgccgggaaggcatgagcggaagctcgtgagcggaagctcaagggttgccgggaaggcatgagcggaagctcggggtgccgggaaggcatgagcggaagctcggggtgccgggaaggcatgagcggaaagctcgtgagcggaagctcaagggttgccgggaaggcatgagcggaagctcgtgagcggaagctcaagggttgccgggaaggcatgagcggaagctcggggtgccgggaaggcatgagcggaagctcggggtgccgggaaggcatgagcggaagctcggcggtgccgctgaagcATGAGCCCGAAAGcccggcggtgccgctgaggcacgagcggaagctcggcggtgccgctgaggcactaacgggtagctcgatggtgatgccctgaggcatgagcgttgccgttgctaattatgctgggctgtatgtataagtccccgaagtccccagtcaaggagggtgtgctcgcgggttgataccaaagcgtagcttcgtgccgtatatcaagcataattagtgcgagtgcgtcgtccatctagaattggttggagcgaacgcttttgccctttcgggtgggcccctgctaggcccgccagggagtcccccactcctggctatagacctccgtatggtcggaaaattgtttgatgaggggagctgcgcggagcagagggtgttgggtagcgagcccaatcttagatacccaagcgtcggggttaactgccggatcaatggctgccgtgggctgtgttaactagtccctagctgttttctcgaaagagaaacttgactgcaatgccgcgtagcggtcattgtcatgatgaggcgttgccttaccgcttggcggttgaatgaaaaatgataaacacatagagcaagtaataaaattttgtttgagtgtcccatacttatttaattttgcaatttaaaatagaagcatggcatatgtgtatagcatgtacttgtaatgtggatgctaataacaTTGTATTATTGTAAACTTGCTTAGAGATCGTTTGAGATCGGTATACGAAGCATGGTATATCTAGCATGTGAGacctagaaagtgttgccaaatctacgaaatgttgtaggcatgcttaaaagtttatggaagcatgtaaaagcatatcaagtgtgatatattgtaggcatgcttagaagtagtaaaagcatggtattGGCATGGTAGTAGCATGGTAGTAGCTCTAATTgtaagagcgtaaaagataagatatagttacttatcttatgctgatttggaggctagcggagttgtccgagcatgacgctccattgcatCGGCGAAGCACCATAGTAGAAGGATAATGATTTTGCTAATTAGAGGGGTGATCGGTGATTATGCTTCCCTAATACAAGATGAAGTGTAGATGATTAACATATAATCTTGTACGCATGTTTGAATCATGTTGCATCATAAATATGTATGGTACTACTTGACATGAAAGACCTGAATTTCATGAGCATGTACAGATGCAAGTTTGCATTATGTTTGAATTTAGGTGAGGTAGAAAGATGAAAATTGATCTACCGTGTGATCATGGCATACCGAGCTTAGATAAGAGCATGGGTATCATAGCACATATTTGTTAAACGTGTGACCATCTAACTGGTAGCTCATAAATTAGGAAGGATGCATGTGCAGAAGCGTAATTTCAATGCCTTGACACATTCGAACATGTTGATAAGTTAGTTCTACTATGGTAGAGTTGATTGAGAGCATGCATGGTCAATCAATATGCTTGTACATATATAGAAGGTACGTGTATGTAGGCATGCATATATTAATTGGGATATAATATTTAAAAAGGTAAGCTGAGTGCTATTTGTATGTGTCAATAGCAGTTGGGACATGATATTATATTATTACAAGTATGGGAGCCTATGAATGAAAACCAAGCATGCTTTGCCCAGAGGCATCATGCATGTCGTAGGTACACCGCCTAGATTTTTCAAGGAGCATGTGCATATCAATTATGTGGCTGCGTTATTTGGGTATTGTCGGTCAAGTGCCACGTGTAGCATatatcaaacatatatataatattatatatgCCTTGGACGAATATAGtatgcatatatatgtttatatgcTTTAGCTTTGCAGAACCGAGAGAAAACTCATCTGTTTTGCAGCTTTGCAGAAAGAAGACTTTCCAGTTTTCCAGCTCCAGGCGTTGATCAACGTTTAGGTGAGGAGATTTTGGTATGCAGCAGACAACGTTCTGGCGGTTCTCAGAGCTTTGCCTAGTGGAGCTGCAGTTTTGCGGAGGCCTGGCCGGCGGTGATGCTCAGCGGAGCGGAGCATTTGGCCGGCGGTGCTTGAAGATCATGGGTTCTTGGCGGAGGTTTTGTTTAACGGAAAAACTCAGCGGAGGAAGCTTTGAGGTTGCCGCTGATTGTTGCCGGAGTTGAGCGGAAGAAACTTGGCGATGATTGTTGCCGCCGATGATGATTGAAGAGTGGGTGTCCACAGTggatctctgggtgtccagaccTGGAGGTCAGCGGGGACGTAGAGCTCGAAGGAGGCCCGAAGCTCGGCGGAGGTGTGCAGCCCAGCGGAGGCAAGGTTCAGCGGAGGTGGCTGGTGCCGCTGGGTGGCCGCTGCACATTCTGGAACTGCAGACATCGAGGTCGATGATGATGAGTGAACGAGAATGAGCACAAGAAGCCATCGAGCCTAGCGGGAGAGTTGCCGCTGACGGGGATTAGCGGAGGAAAGTGCCGCTGATGGTGCTTAGCGGAGGAAGCTCGGGTCAGCGGAGGATTTCCTGGCGGAAGCTGTTGTCGGACTTGGCAGAGCTGCCAGGCCTGGCGGTGAAACTCAAAGGAGAAGTTCGGCGGAGGAGCTTGGTCGGAGGTTGCCAAGCGGAGATTGTCTTGGTGGGCGGAGGTTTTTCCGCTGGTGCTCAAGAGTCCGGCGAAGACCGAAGAGTCCGGCGGTGGCTGAAGAGTTCGGCGGATGGTCAAAGTGTGGCGGAGCTTTGGAACTCAGCGGAGCGGAGCGCTGTGCAGCGGAAGAAGCTTTGCCGGCGGGTTGGGCGGAAGAGAGCCGGGTAGTCTGCAGCAGCTAACAGAGGTGCTAGCGGAGCGTTGGGGAGTGGGCTGCGAGCTATGAAGCGCCAGCGTGCATGCGAAGCCTGGCGGAGCAGTTGCAGGTAGTGGGTGCgacaaggagatggaagttTGGCGGGAAAAGCTAGCGCTGAAGACTTTGAAAATGgttctgggtgcccagagagtTTTTCTGGGTGTCTAGAGCAAATTTGtaccagaattttttttttttttttttttttttttttcagccagCGTTGACTTTTTCCTCCCTCAGCGTTGACCAGACGTTGACCGGCCCctgatgggcgttgaccgactccgccgggcgttgaccagccatgttgggcgttgaccgaccccgccgggcgttgaccggacccgctgggcgttgaccgaccccgccgggcgttgaccggacccgccgggcgttgaccggacccgccgggcgttgaccggaccccttttgatgttgaatgagcgtcgactcgacattttcgggtcaaagttcgtggtaggtgacgaagcctttgtgttggcttcccacagacggcgccaatgttaatgcttggatccgttggggatctaattaacgataagtaagagatagagagagagagagaacgacacaagcgaagtatagtggttcgcctccgcatgagcgggagactacgtccacttgaaagctatactagtgtgtcaagccttgcggcctaataagattacaagagatgtaatgaatctgttgagttgtgggaggaggcattccttttatagatgaaggaatgcttctcatttacttgttcttcgatgtgggacaagcaaagttactattctagtctatttaacatgtagaaagctatgttatgggggcatcttggcaagggcggaaaggtggcttcccggtggcggatttgcgacttccgaataccgccgcgtagcccgaacatagggctacacgatgcatgtctcggttgggctttgccatgtcttgtggatgtcccaaagtaggtgttacttatgcttggtgatgtagtaaatactccatattattggaggtatgtacatcaCCTGACACTTACCTCGTTTCTCTGCATTGTACATGCTCTTGAGAGCATCATTCAGCACACTAACTCTCACCATTGTCGCTGCtgcataagaaaacaaaaatatccAGGACTTCAGTTCACAAATCaggaatgaaaaaaaatcaaacaaacagaaacacACATAAAACCTCTGCTCTCATTCTCTCAATATGCTCCTACTCAATAGCACCCAAAACCATAAAAGCACATGCCAAGTTCCTAACTTCATCCATATTCACATAACAACCCGCCAGTCCAACTAACTTTTTACAGCAACCACCAACACCCATGTTAAATTTCCCCATTTCTATCtactaaacacataaaagatcaAAATGACTACCGAAGCTCTGTTCACCATTGTAACAAGGCCGCACCGAATTCTAGCTAGTTCAAAAGTTTAAATCTTTTTTAACCCAGTTCCAAAACAATTTCATCCTACAATAATAAACCAAATATTTACATTTCACCGTAATGCCCTGGAATTCCACCAAGGACTACAAGAACAAGCACAATACAAACACAGACCCTAAACACCAAATATCCACACCAATATAATAAAAGCAATTACCCAATAGATCTACATGCTAAAGATCAAATCTTTGGTTCATATTTTCCATAAATTTTTGAAGAAACCAAACAGAGAATCCAGCTacgcctaaaaaaaaaaatcactaattGAAATCACAAGGCGCATACATGAAACGATAAGATCTTAAAATGGATACAGATCAAAACAATTTCAGTTATTGATGAAGAAAATGAATATTGACCGAAAGAGATGAGCAAGCTAATCAGAGGCGCCTCCGATTCTCCGAAAATTTCACCTCTGTTTGTTTGAATTGTGAATATGCAGcatacaaacccaaactcaaaaccaacaACAAACGGAATCATCCACTTATAATAATATAACCACAAAATGTAAGATTAATATGatgaaataccaaaacaaggaACAAATTTAGAACAAGAAAACTGACGAATAGAGTATAAGATCAAAACCAACGCCATTAAAGATTGAAAAAGTGCAAAGAGTAATTAATAATTAACTCTGAATATGAATAGGTAATCCAAGATTGCAGAACGAACCTGAATCCTGAAGTTCCACAGTTTTAATAGCAAGGCTCCCCTGTATCCCTGCAAATGCAGTGaagttcaaaaacaaaaacaaaaaaaacaaaaaaaattaaaattaaaatagacAAGAACTAGAAATTCAAACACCCCAATCCGAATTATAATCTCTAATTTCCAACACCTTAAAATCATAATAAGTTGATTGATTAAAAGCCCCttacccaaaccctaaaacgaaAATAAGTTTGGCCATGTGGAAGAGGAAGGAACAAAATCAATCATTAATTTGGATAGGAATGAACAAATTCAATCTAATACTTCAACTCTACCTTCACGAATGACTGACGAAGATGAGTCGCAAGAACAAGAAGCCATCTGAAAGAGGAAGATAGACTAGATGGTGCATTCAGTTTTTGAAGGAGAACAAAAGACGTGACcagattttataaaaataaaaaatgaaagaaatcaaTATCCCGCTTCAAGCTTTGAGAAACCGCGCCCAATTATCCCGCTCActgaataaaaaaaagaggataATTCCCGCTCACAGAATTGGTCACTAAATTGAGAAAATGAATGAACGTTTAGTGTCCTAAAACAAATTGGACACTAATAGATAAATAATTGGTCAGTAAAAGATAACGAATAAGCGGGAGACTGACCATATTTCGCGTCCATCTCTTTAGTGACCTGTTGTCCTCGTTGGTCATTAATTCTATACCATTAGTGACCTAATGTCATGTGTTCACTATCAATTTGGTCACTAAAACCCGATATTGTTGTAGTGATACTTTTTATAGAGTGCTAGTTATCTTGGCTCCCTGTCTCACTTCTATGGTTTTGGTTCAGCTTggtatgtattaaatatacTTCTGGAATAGTACACATGCTTTGTGaataaataaagtaaataaaagcTAGCCTAGTGTTTATGTCTTATCACAGCAATGAAATCTTCCCCTGAAACAATAGTCTAATgtttagtttattttatttatacatGATCTGATCATCTTACAATGGTTGAATATGCAATATTTGATCATCTTACAATGTTTGGTTACTTCTCTTGTCCACATCGAAACTGAAGGTGGAAGCTCATTGTAATGGATTTAGTTAACCCATCATTCTATTGCGTTCTATTTAATCTAGTGGAGCTGTGTATTGAAGTTGGTGTTTTATTGGAAGCTTGAGCAGTTTAGCTATTTGTTGGTGCAGGAAAATCAAGGAgactaatttttgttttgagcTCTCCTTTGTTTGACTAGACTGCTATATTTTAGTACTATAGTTGCACTTGTATATTCGAAGTTTCCTGTTCTAATATAACCTGTGAATTTTGCAGGTGCAGGCAAATGGTATGGCAACATACTTTGTTACATTGACTACATATCTTGGCCTTTGGTGTGGCAGAATATTACTTGCTTGACATACTTTCTCCACCAAATGGTATGGCAGAATATTACTTTGCTTGACAGTTTCTTCTGGATATCAGACATATATAAAGGGTCTAGTTGATCAAGGTCTTTCTGAAACCGACCAAATTTTACATGTATTTTCTTCCTAAAAAGGGTCTAGTTGTTAACGCCACCCTTAATTTTTCTGGTTGCAGGGGTGGAGATCATGTGCAGTGACCACGCTGGGTAGAGATGGTAGTGATTTGACAGCTACAACCATTGGTAAAGCACGTTGGCAGGAACTTGACCATGTTGTGGAAGAACTGGAGAAAATCGTTGTTGTCAATCTTCAGCACCGATCAATAATATCTCTCATGGAAATGTGCAGAAATCATCACTAATATTAGAGAAGGTGTTGTACTGTGTTGGGCCAAGTACTTAGAAAGCATtccctattttcttttgttctctgGTTGATGACAAGTGTTGTTCAATTGATCAAACAGGGTTATCAGCTATATATGTATTTGAATCTGGTATTCATGTTTTGGTGCattttatataaaatttattatttggCTTCTTTtgctccaaaaataaaaatctggtatgcaaaattgcatgctaggttttttttaaatcaatgaTATGCATTTTGTGACAgcgttggtggcgtcgccattgcTATTTGCGACGGCGTAAATACCGTCGTCAAAGTTCATGCGACGGCTAAATTGCCGTCGCCAATAGtaatggcgacgccaccaacgacATCGGCGACATTGCCGTCGCCTAGTCGTCGCCGTTGGTCATTGGAGACGGCAATTTGGCTTTTGGCCACGGCTTTGCGCCGTGgccaattgaattttttttgtagtgaatggcgtcgtgttggcgcagaactatatctagctaacaagttcactgcgaatgagatatccggtcttgtgtattgtgctaagtacaacaatgcgcctattgcacttagatatggcacttctgcctctagcacttcttcgtcgtcatcttttggacggaatggatccttctttggatcaagactacggacaaccattagggtgcttgaaggcttaatcttatcagtgttgaaacgcctaagcatcttttgggtataagctgattgatgaatcaggatactaTCTCtatggtgctcgagttctaaacagaggaaaaaccgtgttttcccaagatctttcatctcaaactcggatttcaagtgttcagtggtttcccttaactctttacgGGTGCTAATTATgcatcaacataaactgctactattgcaaatccggaacttgtcctttttatgaacacacatgggcatagttcattgttgacatatgccttcccaatcaagtagtcacttagacggttataccacatccgtccggattgtttcaatccttatagtgagcatttcaatctaatcgcaaacgcgctccgtggtctagagccacttgatttgggtaactgaattccatctggaatcttcatgtatatttccgtatctagatccccatatagatacgcagtaaccacatccatatgctgcatattcagtttttcagaaactaccaaactgacaaggtagcggaacgtaatgacgtccattacgggagaataggtctcctcgtagttgattccagggcgttgtgagaagccttgcgccacaaggcgagctttatatcttacaatctcgtttttctcattacgctttctaacgaatacccatttgtgaccaactggtttggtgtttggcggtattggtacaattttgccaaatacctttcttttcgctagagaatcaagttctgcctggatcgcatctttccattttggccaatcagctctacgttggcattcatcaacggagcatggtttgatgtcatcggtctcaataatctcacgcgccactgaatacgcgaatacatcatcaatgatgatggagcttctttcccacgtcccatgtacactagtgtaatttacagagatctctacgttctcatggataggttctgacattgaggcgtcccccaaagatgtctcttggacataaccgtaatccggaacattctcgtgggacagattttgagtatcgatgatcaaaggatttatctgtgcctcattcgctttctttctagggcgagtatccttcgaaccaattggtctaccacgtttccttgcgggacctgcgaccatagatgccacatcattgccatgttgggcaatggcgccatccccTGATGTTacaggagtggcgtgatgtccagtatttgggacatcgatccttgtaggcatgtttgcagcaggtatgtgtgatctcgtcactttggcaacatcagaaaacgcatcaggcagagtgtctgctacattctggagctcgattattcttcgcacttcaagttcggactgtacGGTACGGGGATTGAGATGAGAGAtaatggggacagaccacgacaattcctgttgttcctgttgaacatcgtgttcttatctccccctaacgatgggaagactgtctcatcaaagtgacaatccgcaaatctagctgtaaagagatcgcctgtcaagggttcaagatagtggacaatagttggagattcaaagccaacatagatgcccattcgtcgttgtggacccatcttagtacgctgtggcggcgtaataggcacatagatggcacacccaaaaatgcgtaaatgcgagatatcaggctcgtatccagtcactagctaaaACGCAGAGTaggattgggttgcagtgggtcgtagacgaatgagtgtcgctgcatgcaatattgcatatccccaagcagaaatagggagatgggtgcgcataaccaatgtccgcgcTATCATTTGCAGTTGTTTAATAGCGGCttttgcgagaccattttgggtatgaacatggggaactggatgctctacatcaatccctagtgatatgcaatagtcattgaacgttttcgatgtaaactccccagcattatcaagtcgaatcgacttaataggatggtcagggtagtgagcctgtagatggataatctgggcgaggagtttagaaTAAgtagcatttcgagtggacaatagcgcgacatgtgactagcatgtcgatgcatcaaccaataccataaagtatttaaaaggtccacaTGATGGTTcgattggtccacagatatctccttggattctctgtaagaaaggaatgagtatttttggatcctttgcataggacggtctcggtcctaatttcctgaaggaacaggctttgcaaaatgagcaagGGGCCTAagaagtaaccaatgaggattttggttgggcctgagcgtctgtagcgctattagaagtaatgtgtgtgactacatctcccattatgacgttagagccatggaaattggtttgtgtggcgtcatggccatcaggaggagcaaccatggcgtcatgcgcatggttggcgccatttatggcgtcATCACTAGGGACAGGGGCGGCCTTTCGGCGACCCAAGACGGCAGCAGCGCCAAAAGCTGCAATTTTGGTGGTCttgtcctggaatcaatttttgattcttgcttcttctcactctgaaaaagggatgcccgtgtgaagtcttaagcatacggagcatcatatcacgaccaagaTGTCCTAgtcagtcatgccaaagccaatatgtgtctgaa
This portion of the Rosa chinensis cultivar Old Blush chromosome 1, RchiOBHm-V2, whole genome shotgun sequence genome encodes:
- the LOC112193802 gene encoding 40S ribosomal protein S15a-1-like; this encodes MASCSCDSSSSVIREGIQGSLAIKTVELQDSAATMVRVSVLNDALKSMYNAEKRGKCQVMYIPPIIWSIYYITKHK